One segment of Erigeron canadensis isolate Cc75 chromosome 2, C_canadensis_v1, whole genome shotgun sequence DNA contains the following:
- the LOC122588489 gene encoding protein MID1-COMPLEMENTING ACTIVITY 1-like isoform X2, translating to MAMTAWDHLGEIANVAQLTGFDAVRLIGMIVNAATTARLHKKNCRQFAMHLRLIGNLLEQLQISELKKYKETREPLEQLEDALRRSFVLVNSCQDRSYLYLLAMGWTLVYQFKKAQDEIDRYLKIIPLISLVDNSRVKERLEYIETDRHEYTLDDEDLKVQEVIMNPDPSNTYAAVLRNSFSYSYPDMPFNEVIKIENEKLHSEIQHSQSYLDVDQCELIQNLMDITEVFASNPQFENVVPYHSYDSSNQEHENNNDLQIVAYSAPRSTSTSEVFASNPQFEYTVPYYSYDSSNQKLETNNNLQIVAYSAPRSTSTSEVFASNPQFEYAVPYYSYDSSNQELENNDLQIVVYSAPRSISATSRQDLLPSRRPYQREEWHFGLKTFFFPCGTLSKIATIATNMETTSVDVCNEIMAYSLIVSCCCYTCCIRRKLRNKLNIRGGCCGDFLLHLCCSCCALVQELREIETRRIHGIQKTQTRPPSQQYMES from the exons ATGGCTATGACGGCATGGGATCACCTGGGAGAGATTGCAAATGTAGCCCAACTAACGGGTTTTGATGCAGTAAGGCTAATAGGAATGATTGTAAATGCTGCTACCACCGCTCGTTTACATAAAAAGAACTGCAGACAATTTGCTATGCATTTGAGGTTGATTGGGAATCTATTAGAACAGCTACAAATTAGTGAGCTTAAGAAGTATAAAGAGACGCGTGAACCTTTGGAGCAACTTGAGGACGCATTGAGGAGGTCTTTCGTTTTGGTAAATAGTTGTCAAGACCGGAGCTATTTGTATCTGCTTGCCATGGGATGGACCCTTGTTTACCAATTCAAAAAGGCTCAAGATGAGATAGATCGTTACTTGAAGATTATCCCACTCATCTCACTTGTGGATAATTCTCGAGTCAAG GAAAGATTGGAATATATTGAAACGGATCGGCACGAATACACATTAGATGATGAAGACCTAAAGGTGCAAGAAGTTATAATGAACCCTGATCCCTCGAATACTTATGCTGCTGTTTTGAGGAACTCATTTTCTTATAGCTATCCAGACATGCCGTTTAATGAAGTTATCAAGATCGAAAATGAAAAGCTTCATTCTGAAATACAACATTCACAATCATACTTGGATGTTGACCAATGTGAACTCATTCAAAATCTGATGGATATCACAGAAGTTTTTGCCTCAAATCCTCAATTTGAGAATGTTGTGCCTTACCATTCGTATGACAGCAGCAACCAAGAACATGAAAACAACAACGATCTACAAATAGTTGCTTATTCAGCTCCAAG AAGCACTTCCACTTCTGAAGTTTTTGCCTCAAATCCTCAATTCGAGTACACTGTGCCATACTATTCGTATGACAGCAGCAACCAAAAACTTGAAACCAACAACAATCTACAAATAGTTGCTTATTCAGCTCCAAG AAGCACTTCCACTTCTGAAGTTTTTGCCTCAAATCCTCAATTCGAGTACGCTGTGCCTTACTATTCGTATGACAGCAGCAACCAAGAACTTGAAAACAACGATCTACAAATAGTTGTCTATTCAGCTCCAAG AAGCATTTCAGCTACATCCAGACAAGATTTGCTTCCCTCTAGAAGACCCTATCAGCGTGAAGAATGGCATTTTG GCTTAAAAACCTTCTTCTTTCCATGTGGAACCCTCTCAAAGATTGCTACAATAGCAACAAATATGGAAACAA CTTCTGTAGATGTCTGCAACGAGATAATGGCTTACTCCCTAATAGTTTCATGCTGTTGCTATACTTGTTGCATCAGGAGGAAGCTTCGGAATAAATTAAACATCAGG GGAGGGTGTTGCGGAGATTTTTTGTTGCATCTTTGTTGCAGTTGTTGTGCCCTAGTCCAAGAACTGCGAGAAATCGAGACACGGAGAATCCATG GTATTCAGAAGACACAAACAAGGCCTCCTTCCCAGCAATACATGGAATCCTAG
- the LOC122588489 gene encoding protein MID1-COMPLEMENTING ACTIVITY 1-like isoform X1 has product MAMTAWDHLGEIANVAQLTGFDAVRLIGMIVNAATTARLHKKNCRQFAMHLRLIGNLLEQLQISELKKYKETREPLEQLEDALRRSFVLVNSCQDRSYLYLLAMGWTLVYQFKKAQDEIDRYLKIIPLISLVDNSRVKERLEYIETDRHEYTLDDEDLKVQEVIMNPDPSNTYAAVLRNSFSYSYPDMPFNEVIKIENEKLHSEIQHSQSYLDVDQCELIQNLMDITEVFASNPQFENVVPYHSYDSSNQEHENNNDLQIVAYSAPRSTSTSEVFASNPQFEYTVPYYSYDSSNQKLETNNNLQIVAYSAPRSTSTSEVFASNPQFEYAVPYYSYDSSNQELENNDLQIVVYSAPRSISATSRQDLLPSRRPYQREEWHFGILGCCSEPIMCLKTFFFPCGTLSKIATIATNMETTSVDVCNEIMAYSLIVSCCCYTCCIRRKLRNKLNIRGGCCGDFLLHLCCSCCALVQELREIETRRIHGIQKTQTRPPSQQYMES; this is encoded by the exons ATGGCTATGACGGCATGGGATCACCTGGGAGAGATTGCAAATGTAGCCCAACTAACGGGTTTTGATGCAGTAAGGCTAATAGGAATGATTGTAAATGCTGCTACCACCGCTCGTTTACATAAAAAGAACTGCAGACAATTTGCTATGCATTTGAGGTTGATTGGGAATCTATTAGAACAGCTACAAATTAGTGAGCTTAAGAAGTATAAAGAGACGCGTGAACCTTTGGAGCAACTTGAGGACGCATTGAGGAGGTCTTTCGTTTTGGTAAATAGTTGTCAAGACCGGAGCTATTTGTATCTGCTTGCCATGGGATGGACCCTTGTTTACCAATTCAAAAAGGCTCAAGATGAGATAGATCGTTACTTGAAGATTATCCCACTCATCTCACTTGTGGATAATTCTCGAGTCAAG GAAAGATTGGAATATATTGAAACGGATCGGCACGAATACACATTAGATGATGAAGACCTAAAGGTGCAAGAAGTTATAATGAACCCTGATCCCTCGAATACTTATGCTGCTGTTTTGAGGAACTCATTTTCTTATAGCTATCCAGACATGCCGTTTAATGAAGTTATCAAGATCGAAAATGAAAAGCTTCATTCTGAAATACAACATTCACAATCATACTTGGATGTTGACCAATGTGAACTCATTCAAAATCTGATGGATATCACAGAAGTTTTTGCCTCAAATCCTCAATTTGAGAATGTTGTGCCTTACCATTCGTATGACAGCAGCAACCAAGAACATGAAAACAACAACGATCTACAAATAGTTGCTTATTCAGCTCCAAG AAGCACTTCCACTTCTGAAGTTTTTGCCTCAAATCCTCAATTCGAGTACACTGTGCCATACTATTCGTATGACAGCAGCAACCAAAAACTTGAAACCAACAACAATCTACAAATAGTTGCTTATTCAGCTCCAAG AAGCACTTCCACTTCTGAAGTTTTTGCCTCAAATCCTCAATTCGAGTACGCTGTGCCTTACTATTCGTATGACAGCAGCAACCAAGAACTTGAAAACAACGATCTACAAATAGTTGTCTATTCAGCTCCAAG AAGCATTTCAGCTACATCCAGACAAGATTTGCTTCCCTCTAGAAGACCCTATCAGCGTGAAGAATGGCATTTTGGTATACTTGGCTGTTGTTCCGAGCCCATTATGT GCTTAAAAACCTTCTTCTTTCCATGTGGAACCCTCTCAAAGATTGCTACAATAGCAACAAATATGGAAACAA CTTCTGTAGATGTCTGCAACGAGATAATGGCTTACTCCCTAATAGTTTCATGCTGTTGCTATACTTGTTGCATCAGGAGGAAGCTTCGGAATAAATTAAACATCAGG GGAGGGTGTTGCGGAGATTTTTTGTTGCATCTTTGTTGCAGTTGTTGTGCCCTAGTCCAAGAACTGCGAGAAATCGAGACACGGAGAATCCATG GTATTCAGAAGACACAAACAAGGCCTCCTTCCCAGCAATACATGGAATCCTAG
- the LOC122588488 gene encoding pentatricopeptide repeat-containing protein At3g51320 — protein MARALLMLNHLLLRSTKTPLNPNNNNYYFTKSHLHSSNSQNPFFSIKDKILNLIQICQNPSQFHQIHTHFITSGFFQNPSLAGRLLKLSLNFCHFNYTLFIFKCIHFPDTFCVNTVIKGYGNGNEAVRFYYEMLGNDGVLFKPNCFTFSCLISSCTKTGGLGLGKECHGQAVKFGVDRSLFVENALIHMYGCFGENEVAWKVFDEMSVRDLVSWNSMVDGYVKVGEMGFAHNLFDEMPERNVVSWNALMKGYLDWKNPGMVLKLFRKMVEEGVRGNDTTVVSVVTACGRSLRLKEGRSVHDFVVRMWKDASLIIGTVFIDMYSRCGRSDIAQVIFDGMLVKNLVCWNTMITGHSIHGNPKHGLRLFHKMLKVDLIPDEVTYVGVLCACARLGLLPEGKNHFLEMTKVFNLKPNFAHYWCMANIFASHGLVNDAVEFLKTMPVDINMSPQSSFWAGLLGSCRFQGDMAVGEQIAKALIEEDPLNHRFYVLLYTIYAVAGRWDDVTWMKCMMKERGVSVPGFSLVELTEIVNSLEVRDKWEDRISRLHEHG, from the coding sequence ATGGCAAGAGCGTTATTGATGTTAAACCACCTCCTCCTTCGGTCCACTAAAACCCCATTAAAccctaataacaataattattatttcaCAAAATCCCATTTACATTCTTCAAATTCTCAAAATCCATTTTTCtcaataaaagataaaatctTAAACCTAATACAAATATGTCAAAACCCAAGTCAATTTCACCAGATCCACACTCACTTTATCACTTCAGGATTCTTTCAAAATCCATCATTGGCTGGCAGACTATTGAAACTTTCTTTgaatttttgtcattttaattatacactttttatatttaaatgtatTCATTTTCCTGATACTTTTTGTGTAAATACTGTTATTAAAGGTTATGGTAATGGGAATGAGGCTGTTAGGTTTTATTATGAAATGCTTGGAAATGATGGGGTTTTGTTTAAGCCGAATTGTTTTACGTTTTCGTGTTTGATTAGTTCGTGTACGAAAACGGGGGGTTTGGGGTTAGGGAAAGAGTGTCATGGCCAAGCTGTGAAGTTTGGTGTTGATAGGAGTTTGTTTGTTGAGAATGCTTTGATTCATATGTATGGTTGTTTTGGCGAAAATGAAGTTGCGTggaaggtgtttgatgaaatgtctgtgAGAGATTTAGTGTCGTGGAACTCGATGGTTGATGGGTATGTTAAGGTTGGTGAGATGGGGTTTGCGCATAacttgtttgatgaaatgccggAGAGAAATGTGGTGTCGTGGAATGCTTTGATGAAGGGTTATTTGGATTGGAAGAATCCTGGAATGGTTTTGAAGTTGTTTAGGAAGATGGTTGAGGAAGGTGTGAGAGGGAATGATACGACGGTTGTCAGTGTGGTTACTGCGTGTGGCAGGTCACTTAGGTTGAAAGAAGGAAGGTCTGTTCATGATTTTGTTGTTCGGATGTGGAAGGATGCGAGTCTGATTATTGGTACGGTTTTTATTGATATGTATAGTAGATGTGGGAGATCAGATATTGCTCAGGTTATATTTGATGGAATGTTGGTCAAGAATTTGGTTTGCTGGAATACTATGATTACGGGGCATTCTATACATGGAAACCCAAAACACGGCCTTCGTTTGTTTCATAAGATGTTAAAAGTTGATTTAATTCCAGACGAAGTGACTTATGTAGGTGTATTATGTGCCTGTGCACGGTTAGGCTTGTTGCCAGAAGGTAAAAACCACTTTCTTGAAATGACTAAGGTTTTCAATCTGAAACCTAATTTTGCACATTATTGGTGTATGGCTAATATTTTTGCTAGCCATGGTTTAGTCAACGATGCAGTTGAATTCTTGAAGACTATGCCAGTTGACATAAATATGTCACCCCAGTCATCATTTTGGGCTGGTTTACTAGGATCATGTCGTTTTCAAGGTGACATGGCCGTAGGAGAGCAAATTGCAAAAGCTCTGATTGAGGAAGATCCATTGAATCATAGGTTTTATGTGCTGCTTTATACAATCTATGCAGTAGCAGGGCGGTGGGATGATGTAACTTGGATGAAGTGTATGATGAAGGAGAGAGGGGTTAGTGTACCAGGATTTAGTCTTGTAGAGTTGACAGAAATAGTTAACAGTCTTGAAGTCAGGGATAAATGGGAAGATAGAATATCTAGGCTCCATGAACATGGATAA